One Zingiber officinale cultivar Zhangliang chromosome 10B, Zo_v1.1, whole genome shotgun sequence genomic window, aacaacaCTGTCTTAGTTCATTTCCAAATCATCCGACTGGagcttgccattcttcaagatactacGTCGAGCCACCAAATTCTagtgggacgaggagtgtgaTCAGACATTCAGCGAACTCAAGGCATACGTCAATTCTCTGCCTGTACCCCGCGGAGGGTCAGTGCCatggtggaagtcaaagtcaaggcgatcaACTCCCCTTATCATTGGCCGATCGAACAACCCGCTCGCCCGATCGGGATAAGGAAGACCCGATCCGGCATCATCACAGCTCGGCAAGGTTCCGAGCTTCCGACACTCAGAAAGACAATTGCCAAGTATCTGCAAGTGCACGCCGAGCTACCACCCCGCTCGGCCTTATATCGATCTACAAGAACAGCGTGGCGGATGGATGACCGAGCTGAACATAAACAGAAGGGCGGTCGAGCGGTTTTCCCGCTCGGCCAGATAGTGACTTATAAGCCAGGACAGTGGGAGCGTTGGCAGAAAGTGAGAATCCGAGCCGAGCGACtattccgctcggcccagtaaaaGACAATGCTATCTGGAGGTTATCTTTTTGGGAGCAAGCGTCGCTGACAAGCGGCATGGTCGACGGCTAGTTCAGACGGAAGATCGTACGgtgaaagcttccactgtcacgtcagagatatgctcgggtcgttaaggtatggtgtcatgAATACTTTCTTGACATATCTTTTCaagggaagctttgagaagcgtgcacgcctcgagaagcgtgcacgcctcgagaagcgtgcacgcctcgagaagcgtgcacatGCGCtcctagagctctatataaaggaccTCAAGCTTCAACGAAGGTATGCTAATTTTTACTGTAACCACATTGTTACTCTACTTCTCTTACTCCGCTTCTTTTGCTCTCACACCActagtgattgacttgagcgtcggagggtcatcgggCGAAACCTCTCTCTGGCTAGGCATTGACGTTGCTATGGTTGCAGGTCCCTCTAGTTCGGAGTCCACGCATGGTCAACAGGAGAACCACGCCCCTCAACATCCATCGCCTCGACTATCGGACAAAATTAGTTGTAAAGAGCATTTATGTTCTCTCTTGACGCGCACATGAGGGCAGCATGCAGTAAGGATCCATTGCTCTATTTAATgcctttttaatatatatatttttaatcttttctttatttatattttttaaaatatttgttaacTTTTTtccaattattatttttatataaataaatatataaaatttaaaatactaatataaatataaatataaatattaaattaaaatattaattaatattatatataataaataaagataaatttatatatatatatatatatatacacacactgtTGATATCCTGCGCGCCCGCACAGTGCGTGACTGTGCGCGCACAGAGGATATCActgattttagtttttttttatttttaaaaaaaaatttgaattaaaaaaaataattaaaatattttttaaaattttatttctagggttcaggttttgagttatagtatcaaaactatttttttttttagattttacctctagggtttaggttttgggttatagtatcaaagctatttaaggttcagactttgggttatagtatcaaaactattatttttttagattttacctctagggttcagattttaggttatagtatcaaaactattttttttttagattttacttctagggttcagacttcccaattaggttatagtgtttgatttaaaaaaaattaaaataaaattaatttaagtatttattgagtattgtaatatgttgaggggatatattaatgtattaaaaatttatataaaaaaatattaattttttaattaatttttttatttaaaatattaaaaaaaataaaaaaaagcttTTAATTGATCTCATGCGCGACGCGTATAGTTACatactgtgcgcgtcgcgcaggagatcaaaatatatatatatatatatatataaactaataaTGGAatagttaaaagaattgttaacTCAATTTATAATAAcctatagattttttaaaatgagtgaGATTTTTAGTCCGATGTAACAATAATATAGAAACGTATAGGATCAGAAATCCTCTGGTCTATTTTTAATGGATCAAATCTTGATCCACTATAGTAATTAGAATGATTTAATGATATTCATTAACAAGTGAGAATCATTGAATACCTTCGATCAGTATCCTCGAACCAGAAACAGATTAGACAGGACCAGAGGATTTAGTCTACATCCCCGTAAAAGTTGGAAGACCGCCAATGCCCTTATACTCTCCGATTTCCAAACGCCTTGTTAATATTGTCAGTAGTTCTGACACGATTTAGATGATATAACGTCATGAAATTGTCcttttataaatttgttaagacAAAACACTTGAACAGCCTCATCATTTTCTAGCTGGGTTCTGACAGGCTCTGCTTCCTCGACTTATTATGAGTATGACAGGCTTTCATGATGGTTTAAATTTCAGACGATTAATGCACATAAGTATTCAACGGAACCACAAATCCAGTTCCCGAATCTCCCTCATAGTTAATGTAGGGGTAAGGGAAAGAGTCACAGACTCTGCTGCTTCACTTTCTCGTGATTTTTCTTTCCTTCGGAACTATTATAAAGCTCTACTCTCTCCTTCAAGTTCTTCCCCAAAGCCCAAGCCAAAGCCAAAGCTTTAAGAATGGGTAATGGCGGTGAGGACAGGGGTTCAAAGAGGTGGGATAGAAGGAAAGAGGAGGATGCTATAGGGTACTGGTGCGGGGAGAGTGCAGCGATGGTAGCCAACAAAAGGGTGATGGTGGTGGTAGACCAGAGTGGCAGATCCAAGCATGCTATGAAATGTGCACTGACCCATCTGGTCAACAAGGGAGACCTCCTTACCCTCCTCCATGTCGTCCCTCCTAACCCTCGCCGCTACCTCAGGAGCTCTGTAGCAGGCGCAGGAGCAGGACATGATATTCCCACCCTCGCAAATTCCCTCGGTGCCCTTTGCAAAGCCTGCAAACCAGAGGTTGGTGCACCAAGATTAGCTAGTCTTGTGTATATCTTCGTGTCCGTGAATCTATTGAGCTGTGCAGGTGGAGGTGGAGGCTCTGGTCATTAAGGGCCCGAAGCTGGCGACAGTCCTGAGCCAAGTGAGGAAGCTTGAGGTGTCCGCTCTGGTGCTGAGCCAAGGAAAGCCTTCTCCACTTTGTTGCTTGATCCGCAGCAGCAGCGAGGAATTCGTAGAGGAGTGCATTAGCAACGCGGAGTGCTTGACGCTGGCAGTGAGGAAGCAGAGCAGGGGAGTCGGTGGGTACTTGCTCAACTCAAGGTGGCACAAGAACTTCTGGCTGTTGGCCTAGCCTGAACAACGTACGTACCACCTGTAATCATCTCGATCTTCTAAACTCCAGAGTTGGGAGCATGTCATGATAAATCGAAGTCTTGTAAAGCGAAAAATTCCTCACATAAACTAATCTGAATCATCTGATCCATCAGAACGTTTAATCTCAGTTGAGTTCCCCTCAATGTATCAGATCAAgttgtctttttcatttttttagcgGTTTATCAAATCACACACTCAGCTTTCGTAAATATTTAAATTGCACATAATACTTATAATTTTGGCAATGTATTAAAGAGCGTACGCAGTTTTGTCTTTTCCTCAAAATGCCAGGCGTTTTAGAAATATTTAAATCGCACAGCCTGTTGTGTgtgaaagttttaatttatcctttcaaagtaaaaaaagCAACTTACGTCCGAAGCAAACGCGATTAGTGACAAATGGTGCAGATAAATTTCTAGTGAATGGTCTAGGTAATTTTCTAGCCAATGGTTAACCTATGGTGTGCAAAAAATGTTGAACAGGGATGAGGCTATAAACGTTGGATTGGtgggaaatattttttttatgaacagTAGAGGTTCTTGTCATAAAAAATATGGAATATAGCATAAGTAGAAAATCATCGCTCCGGTTTAGTATTCTATTGCTTTTAGGGGACTTTGCAGGTTATtctacaaggaaaagaaaagttaattGGAGAAAACCTAATAAATCCAGCTCCGATGTAGGTTATTCTTTGACAAACAATGTAATGTATAGCTCCGATGATATTCATGTTGGGATTTTCGGatcgtaaaaattattttttctgttgtggaaaccccgaatcttccatgccaccggatccatgtgaagtttataaaataaaatttcatgtacgagtttactaaaacctagatctacactaggagaaggaattttacccttgatgcgaagcccttcgtaatcccgctcgtcctcggttcaccggatctcgaaagtgtcaaagtagacacttctctgtgtatccacacaagcaagagatggagaagaacatctaaggatgtgctagcaaccttagagatcagtaatggaggagagggagagcaagaagaaaactagagaggaagaagatgatggagttactcacacaaaatgaaactcttacCATCcaataaagtggccgaccacacttatgtggtttgtaacctccatgggataccaagagtcacaactcttggtaactcccatgaggtggcattccacttaagcaaccatgaagatgtggatcatcatcattGGACTACTTAataccaactcaccaatgaggtggcaaatggtcaagtcaaaattgatccttcatcttcctctaaagtcaagtcaaacttgaccacttctctcccttggttgatctaatctaaccatgttagttagagccctagagccaatcatttgatgattgtatggactcattgtatcatattcttgtatattaataaagtcatttgtttggttattatatttatttgtattagtgccaaatagactaagtataataacgttcttgagtagaaggttcatacctatatcaatcgattagttgaatcgatagtgagatgatatagagaacactactctaaatcattcctagtcgagtattaacattcagggacaatgttaatacaataagactagcatgtaggtcagctcgatgacttgatctcacaagtcatggatatagagatatcaagctgacacatgggtatgcattagagaatgtatactgaatgacccgccatgagaaagtatcatggatcgttatatgagtgtcatatactttctcatgtgactattagtatgactattggtccttagacctgaagtcaccatggttccctacataagtagttatgtactttggtttcgtcaaacgtcacccgtaactgggtggactataagggtatataacgaattatgcagagggatgtgagtgatgtagatgggatctatccctcccatatgatgggagttacatcggtattcttgatagagttagaccacgaagtgcatggccatgcccaaatgagtcaacatgagatgttgagctcatttgatcgagtgagtctacttggagttcaggatttagattgattagaggatgacacggtctatgcctcacattgattaatctagatgtctaggatagaaggacaatgtcacatattgtgaggagtcacaattaatagtcacaaggtgatgttggatctcaacatttcttgtaacttgggtagcaatgatgtattgctagatgccgctcattgcttatgtttctaaagaagtttagaaacattgccaacgttacaagaacctattgggtcacacacaaagaacaagtggatggagattgggttcatatgatgaaccaattggattgggttcatatgatgaaccaattggattcaaattagacttattgagttagactcaattagattcaattgttgaatgagtctaatttagatttgattcattgagtcaatttatattaatgaattgagattcattaaattaaaattgacttgagtcaaaggttggatttaactcaacaaggaagacaattggtcaagtttgacttgaccaagtagaaattgaaatatcaagtttgacttgatgtattgccacatcataaggatgactcatccttgccacatcacctccacctcatgaggcatgccacctcatgggggttacactcttccatggttttaatgtggccggccacattaatggggagttacattatgtggccggccacactaatggaataagggggttttgattttgtggagttatgtgtgcattcattctctcatcttcttgcttgcttctcccctctcttggctATGTGTTGCCGTGACTTTCtagagaggagaaggtggttgagtgagttaatccaagaagtccaagaagaaaggtattattttagaggagtgtattgtattctctt contains:
- the LOC122030364 gene encoding uncharacterized protein LOC122030364 is translated as MGNGGEDRGSKRWDRRKEEDAIGYWCGESAAMVANKRVMVVVDQSGRSKHAMKCALTHLVNKGDLLTLLHVVPPNPRRYLRSSVAGAGAGHDIPTLANSLGALCKACKPEVEVEALVIKGPKLATVLSQVRKLEVSALVLSQGKPSPLCCLIRSSSEEFVEECISNAECLTLAVRKQSRGVGGYLLNSRWHKNFWLLA